In the genome of Pirellulales bacterium, one region contains:
- a CDS encoding sialidase family protein: MRYLARTFSLIICTLTACVGNAAALDVENVDVYRVPGRFGGWPANHGIWSWGDEILVGFGAGYYKDLGPERHNIDHDKPEEHLLARSLDGGRTWKIENPAAKGALIPIGKALHGVTPPGLVEKPWQECPGDVDFTHPDFAMTLRMTDADVGPSRFSYSTDRGHSWQGPFRLALVGHPEINIAARTDYLVNGPHDCQLFLTAAKQDREEGRVLCARTKDSGRTWNFMSWIGSEPTGFSIMPSTVRLGPAELLTALRHHEGDKKWIDLYRSLDDGGSWQAAGTPVPDTGEGNPAAMIQLKDGRVCLTYGYRRPPFGMRACLSGDGGRTWGKQIVLRDDGGGRDVGYPRSVQRPDGRVVTLYYYHDQPKSDRYIAATIWDPNRVDN, from the coding sequence ATGAGATATCTTGCTCGAACGTTCAGCTTAATTATTTGTACTTTGACAGCTTGCGTTGGTAATGCGGCGGCATTGGATGTTGAGAACGTCGACGTCTATCGAGTGCCGGGACGATTTGGCGGTTGGCCGGCCAACCACGGTATCTGGTCGTGGGGGGACGAGATACTGGTTGGTTTTGGCGCGGGATATTACAAGGACCTTGGGCCTGAACGGCACAATATCGACCATGACAAGCCAGAGGAGCATTTATTGGCTCGCAGCCTCGACGGCGGTCGCACTTGGAAGATCGAGAACCCGGCGGCTAAGGGGGCGCTCATTCCGATCGGCAAGGCGCTGCATGGCGTGACACCGCCGGGGCTCGTCGAAAAGCCCTGGCAGGAATGCCCGGGCGACGTTGATTTCACGCATCCTGATTTTGCCATGACGTTGCGGATGACGGATGCTGACGTAGGTCCATCGCGATTCTCTTATTCGACGGATCGTGGTCACTCTTGGCAGGGGCCGTTTCGTTTGGCGCTCGTAGGGCATCCCGAAATAAACATCGCCGCCCGAACCGATTATCTGGTCAACGGTCCGCACGATTGCCAGCTATTCCTGACGGCGGCCAAGCAGGATCGTGAAGAGGGACGCGTTCTGTGCGCGCGCACAAAAGATAGTGGCAGAACATGGAACTTCATGTCCTGGATTGGGTCCGAGCCGACCGGATTCTCGATCATGCCGTCTACAGTGCGGCTGGGGCCGGCGGAACTTCTGACAGCCTTGCGGCACCATGAAGGGGACAAGAAATGGATTGACCTGTATCGGTCGCTCGACGATGGCGGCAGCTGGCAGGCGGCGGGCACTCCCGTGCCAGACACAGGCGAGGGAAATCCTGCTGCCATGATCCAATTAAAAGATGGTCGAGTGTGTCTGACGTACGGATATCGCAGGCCCCCATTCGGAATGCGGGCTTGCCTGAGTGGCGACGGCGGTCGCACCTGGGGTAAGCAAATCGTGCTACGCGACGACGGCGGAGGACGTGACGTGGGCTACCCACGCAGTGTCCAACGTCCTGATGGTCGTGTCGTCACATTGTATTACTATCACGACCAGCCCAAGTCGGATCGGTATATTGCGGCCACGATCTGGGATCCGAACCGCGTTGACAATTAG